The genomic DNA gagagagagagagagagagagagagagagagagagagagagagagagagagagagagagggggggggggggggtgctctcAGTCACTGCGACCCCCTCGAGGAGAAGCTGCCTGGATTCTGCAGAcccgcgtgcgtgcgtgcgtgcgcgcgcccGAGCGGCAGCCCCCCGCGAGgcgttcaaaaaaaaaagaaaaaaggagcacAAAAGAAACGGAGGAGTCGCGGCGGCGGAGGGGGCAGACGACCGTGACTAAAGTCTGATGCCGCCTCCAGGCAGCGCTGGCCCGCGGCGCCGCTCGTCTCCAACAGCCTGCGGTCGCTCGGAGCGGAGGACACGCTGTTACCGGCCATGTTCCATCCAGCTCGGCCCCCCCACCACGGGCGGTCAGCCCCTCGCCGATCACAGGCCAGAGAGTGGCCGCAGCGGCGGTTATCGCGAGGTCAGAGGACGACCCGTGAAACAAGAAGTGTTTAATGGTGTACACCCAGGTTTCCTGCAACGCAGCGCACACTCAGACACCAGGCTTCTCAAACAATACTAAAGTGATGACACGGGCAAGTTTGAACTTTTTCCATTTGACCTTTCTCTCCAAACTCCAAACTGCACTTtactcaatctctctctctgtctatttaTACCTCTATCTAAATGTTTGGTCACCTAATGTATGGGGTTCAtccatgtttaattcacagtaGTGCACTTATTCATATTTCGCTATGCATATATAAAATGCaggggttgaaaaaaaactcagcCCTTTCTGCAAAGAAAGCTCCTCACTTTGAGTGTAAAACGATCCAACTTCATCACTTTCATCCAAAGAAGAGGGAATTCTCCTTAAAGCGAGGCAGACTGAAAACAATACGATGGTGATAAGATAATAAAAGTACAGTACATAATGTAACATGTACTCTTGAGAGTTATgaagttttcaaaaaagaactgcaacaaaagaaaatgtgcttCAGATAAGTGCAGAATAAAATAACTAGGTGTGATGAGCCAAGCGACAGTTTGTGTTGTATATTCATTAAGGGCATTGATTGCAAAATACACCATCAGAGGATGGCCCAGACCAGACTTAAAAAGTTTGAATTTCTGTGTGATTtgttggcttaaaaaaaattttaCAATGGAAAACTGCAGCAATAcatcttgtcatttttttccccctactaATAAATTTCCCATTCAAACACATCAAAGAGGCAAAACAGAATGGGCCatatctgtaaaaaataaaactctttaAACTTTGTGCACATTGAAAACGTGTACATTTTGTGTTCACCTGAAGCTCTGCTGCTTAATTTCAACATCAACAATGTATTTTTCTAATATTACTCTGCATCTTGTTTGTAAACCCACACTCACAGCATTTATCACCACTGTCCACAGATGTGACACTGACAGCAGATTCTTTATATAAAATGACTTGTTTTATCGCTGTTTTCCAGTGTTCCAACTGTTTTGCTTATTTCTACTCCGCTTCGGTTGATGTAGAGGTGAAACTTCTTTAATCCCAAGGAAAGCATCACAATGACGAAAGAACctaacaacctttttttttacagaatacggaagtttattaaaaagaaacaaatcaagattaaaaaaagctcGAGATTGTTGTGACTGAGTGTAATAAACTTTGAACACACATCCTGAGGTTGTTCCGAGACAAACTGAAGCAAATGTAATTGCAGTGACTTGACCGATCACCACCCATCTACGACCACAATGGGatgttcacacacgcacgcacgcacacactcatccatGTTTCCACACATAAACATCCTACTGAATTTCTCCCATGTAGAGTCGTTTATCACTGGAGCCAGACAGCActgtgtggagagaaaaagatgatTAGTCATGTTTTTCTAACTGAGGTGAGCTGCACAGTTACGCAAAATTAAATCCAACAGATAAAAAATGAGAATTtgtgctgacaaaaaaacacatggacgTGAAAAGCATCTTCTCTTCAGtatctttggggaaaaaaatccctaaCCTGTTCCTCAAGTCTCAATCTCAGTTCTATTCTTCTAACATGAATTACAGGGTGTAATCTGAGACCAAAGCAGTTGTTCAACTCACCGACAGGCTCCTCCGGGTGGAAGGCCACTTCATTGACGGAGCCGGCGTGGCCCGGCAGCTTGTACAGGATCCTACGTGATGTGGTGTCCCAAACATACACAAATCTAGAAACAAAGTCAATAACTGTTAATAACCAAGACATTTGAGACCCAATgattatattgtttattttctttttgtttgaagttatgctgctgtttgtggtttaagaaagaaaatgtgtgagcCAAAGTAGaaactgaatttaaatgttgtttttttagaaattaGAAAATCTCTTTCAAAATCATCCTAATGGCATCGTATTCATATGTAATAATGCAAGTTTCCAAATATCCAACCCTGGAACACGATCTTACTGGAACATTTATGTCATCAGGACTTCTAAGCCATCTTAAACATCCAATTCAAGGTCTTCCAAACTCAAATTCCCCCACATTCAAGGACCCAAAACGTCATGgttttaactatttttttttgcacaaaatataTGAATTCAAGTGCCTTCAATGACCCATATCTACTTATGTCTGATGAAGCATAGACAAGTATATAAAAAAGTGGGGACCCTGTGCCATATACATTTACCAAGACAGGGATGATTTCTAATGTCTTCTTTTAATATGTATGTTTTGAGCAGCCTTTCCCACAAACCGAGACCATTGTGGGTTTAAAGTCCATGGGCAAGTCGAGAGGCCATACACAGTTCAGATGAGGCTGTAACAATAGCAGGACTCAGAGCGTAGACATTTGAGATGCAGAGATTACAGCTAAAAGGCTGATATCAGAAAAGATGATATCAGAAGAGACGCTTGGTGAATATTGCAgatatggacaaaacaaagataCAATGGCGATGTAAGTAAGTGCATTGCTGCTCTGGTAAAATTTTCACGGGATCTCGCTTTTTGTATTGTGGTATTGTTTTAAGAATCatgattaataaaaacattgtttttttggatgCCACATTTGTTCCATATGCTGCTGCTTTTATGTTCGAGTGAGCAGAAGACAATTTACCCTGTGGTGGACTAgagtcatattttattttattctatgcTATCCAAAGATACAGCAATTCTTGTAATCCACCAACATTTTTGCTGTACTATATAGATTATACAGCTGcagaatatgaatataatattcaCTTTTCCCATAAGACTGATAAATTGAATGACAGACTAGAAGCAAGTGAAGACCTGAGGGTGACGTCAGGACTTTGGCTCGCTGCAGTCAACAAGAATTTCCCAGAAACTGATAATTAAGTacaccttggcctccagctagtgtgtgtttgtgtgttttgagggaTTCCTCTCACCTGTCAGCTGATCCTGCCGCTATCTTACTGCCATCAGTAGACCAGGAGCACCTCAGCAAATTCTGAACGACAGGAGCAGATGTTAGGAAATTTCATCAGCGACACGAAACAACCGATGTACGAGAGAGCTACAATTACCGTAATTAGATGAAAGACCAGATTTGCTTTATTAGAaaggacagcagagagagatgggagaggcaggagaggatGAAAGGAAATGTCACGCAACTGTGGGGGGCGGCAGATGTAAGGCAGGACGGCAGCTGTTGGTAACTTCTGTGCAAAGTTCTAGACTGTTTCAGTTCACAGGATAAAAGTAATGAACGTGGGCTTTTATGTATGTCAGAGAGTGACATGTTTTGATGCctttataggaaaaaaaatgaatgtttggtCTCTCGcatggagaattttttttctcaaacataCAATCTATGACACTGGGCGTCTTCAATAGTGAGTAGTGCTGCCTGTGTCAAACCCCCAAAGTACTGAACATGCTCTAGATCGCAGATTTTTTTCCACCGACATGTGACCGGCTCTCGAGTCGGTTCCATTTATGGTTACTTGAACCTTGGTGCCGCCCAGCAAACTGGCCTGCGTTTACAGCATTTTGAGTGGAACCATTGTAGTCATTGACGCCCCATCAAAGGAGGACACAAGGGAAAGATCGAAGTAGACAGTAGTCAAGGGATGGCGGGATGTCTGTGGACGTAACAACAGTTTCAACGACTGTCGACTGTCgaattttttcacattcaaaaaatTGCTCAAAAAACATATcatgagaagaagaagtagaggaCTGTCATGTTTAAGACAAATggtgtgtaaaaacaaaactcgTTATTTTTTGATGCCAACTCTGAATGGTTCAAAATTTGGTTATGCAAAGCAGAGAGGAGCCtgttccctgttggtggaaaggggcttaaaaaaagacagctgGAGAGCTATTCATCTTACCTTCTCAAAATTGTGAACATTGCCCTGGAAAATCTTCACACATCTCTCCTTGGGCGCAAATGGTCGAACATCCCAAATTCGCACTACACAGGGAAACAGACAGAAGTCAACATCCGGCAATAAAAAGTCAAGAGTGTTACggcctgaaaaagaaaaaaaggcatttccTATACACTCATCCTACCTGTGTTGTCCATGGAGTTTGAGAGAAGGTATGATCCCTCAGAGCTCAGTGCAAGTCCAGTTACTGAGTCACCGTGGCCGTGCATGTTGTAGATCAGCTTATTCTGCCTAAGGTCCCACacctgcacaacacaaacaacagctcCTGACAGTGTTTGTACAAAAAGGACATTTACAAGCCAATCAATGTATGTACAGACCAAAGAGGGGGCTTGAGCCGATATGTCACTGGTCGACACATAATCCATATTCAGTTGACAAAACAAGTTGTCATAATTGTGGCCAGAATcggggagaagagaaacagagaaccTGATGTTTTTAGAACACTTGCACACTacacaaaatcacaaaagagCCAGCAGCAGGGTTGGTAACCAAAGTACGTAACATGATGAGgcaccaaaaacacaaatgtgattCTTGAACATCATCATAAAAGATGCAAGAGATAACAACAGAGGCAGTGACTGTTTTATGGACCTCGCAGCGCCAGAGGGAGGCACTTTCACAGCACACTGACAATAACCGTAATACTGTTCAACCAGcccatttgaaatgtattcaaaatgCAAAGTGTTTCATGAACTacagatatgaatgatgatgatgacctaTTTTTAAGAACGACACAGCATCCTGAATGACCCGACTCATCCACCCTCACCAGATGTTTGAGTTGAGCCACAAGGGCAGAAGATCAAAATGGAAAGATTTAAACAAGAtcctttgtttctgttgctttCACAATATTAGATATCCGTAGCCACCCTTGCAATCTGCGACTAAATCTACCAGcactgctgtttgtgtttatctgaaATGGTCAGTAACATTTACCTTTTTAGAAGAATGTACTTTTGTGGTCTTAACTGTGGTATCTTGTGAATTAGAAAAGCGTTACTGTTTTGTTCTGTGAGGGTGggtagaaggaaaaaaaatcagccggGAAAACACACAGGACCAAGCAACGACAATGTATAACTTCAGTTGCTAGTATTCCTTTTATGGACTGTCTCTGCTGTTTAGCTTTGCGACATAATTTGTTATCAAACATATCTTTTGCACCtctgtcaaaataaatgtcctTCTTTGGATAATAAAGTTAAATTTGGTTTGGTATCCCAGTCTGTAGATACATCCATGATGCCAAATAATCACAGTGAATGCATGATGTATGTATGGAAGACTATGAAAACCTCCATACATTATACATCGTTCTACAAAATCCTTGCATAATTGTATTTCACATAGGATATAGCAGTGTGGTATGGGTGTGCCATAATGTGAATATTATGTAACCCTGTTATTCATTTTGATCTATGCTAagaattcatttcaataaatatattattacagTAATTCTTTTTCCTCCATGCTCTAATACTGAGTGGTATGTTATCCGAGTGTGAAAATCTGTTCTGGGTTGTCGTCAGCTGAACTGATGGGACAGGGGTTTAGTTGTCCTCTGTGACATTATAAACACGTTTCACAGTTAATCGGTGGAATCTTCATTGATACTCTGCTTGTGTAAAGTGAACATTCAACTATTGTACCATTTACTGTATCTTCACTCATATATTAGGAGTTTAGTAGTGTGGATATGTTATTCTACTTTCGGCAGCCAGCATTCACACCGCCGTTTCTTCTGAAATTGCCTTTGCTGGTTACCGTTGATATTCTTACATTTTCCACAgcaagaataaaacaaatattttgacaGACTGTATGATAAAGACAGATAAAGAGTTCCTTCTCAATCCTACCAATCGTTTCCAGGATCATTATTTATGAGTGAAACTGTGAGATAATGACAAAATTGAGATACGATCTACTGGAGTAAATGACTGACTACATTCAAGTCATATTCAAGTGTTTGACGTAGGGTAAAGGCTTTTCTCGTGTTCTACTAAAATTGTCGGCAAGATTTTATAATTGTCAGTTAACTGTTGGATATAAATTTGTAATGGATTTTTTGTTAGTTTAGTTAGTATAATATTTGCAACAATTATACTATGTACATCTGATACATTTATAGATCATCTGAATTTCTCAGAATATTTTTGGGGCGGACCAAAGCAGCAGGGCCAGCCAAATAAACATGAAAGTCTCCAACTGACTGATCAAGTTAGATAATTTTTTCGCCCAGCGGAGAGTTGGGAGTTTCCCCACTGGCCTTTCAAGATGAATTGGCGCTAACAGTTCTTATACTTTTATGTCCGTCAGGCCTTTACAGACAGTGTTGCCAAGTTTTTTTGCTAGATTTTTCAACATTCCACAGCACTGCAGCACTGTAGTagcagtgcagagcagcagcctgGAAATTGCTGCTGGTTGACATATAGTCTCTGAAGGCCTGACGTTCAGTCACTATTTCATTAATTTTCCGTCTGttgacaacagaaacagaaaaacatgtaagTGAGAACATGTATATGTGAGCACAGAGGGCGGGAGAGAGGCAAACACATAAAGGGCTGAAAATGGCCGACATTAGGGATTTTTGCAGAAACCCTTCAATGACGTTCCACGACAGTTGCCAACAATGTCCTCAATTTTGTCCAGGCGTATACAAGATATTTATCTAGTCTTGTTTGTGATCCTTTTGAATGCATATGACTTATAAGTCTGTGCGCATTTTCTGTGtcttctccaggttctctgCACAGGCTTAAAAAACCAAGTACCTTGATGTCGTTGTCAATGCCTCCTGACAGGATCTGATCACTTGTGTCGTTGAAGGTGACGGCCAGCACCTGATAGGTGTTCTGGAAAGTGTGGATGGCTCCCTTCTTCCGAATGTCCCACAGCTGCCATGGCggcaaacacagagaaagacattaATGAAGGCACTGTCAGACCAACAAATGATTAACAACTTCTTAAATACAAGATCAAAACCAGAACGGTGGCCCAAGACTGTCACCACTGAGAGTGTTGGGGTTAAATCTCCAAACCCAATAGTTGGATACAATGTTAATAAAAGCTGGTAAAGCTCTAAAGAGGTCACTTGATTTAGTTATACTATTTGGCAGCTAATCTCACCTTGACAGTCCCGTCATCGCTGCCGGTGCAGACCAGCTGGGGCCCTCTGCGGGCTGGGTAGCAGGTGTTCACGAAGGAGGTG from Scophthalmus maximus strain ysfricsl-2021 chromosome 22, ASM2237912v1, whole genome shotgun sequence includes the following:
- the snrnp40 gene encoding U5 small nuclear ribonucleoprotein 40 kDa protein, coding for MIEPKKRAADMAVVPAAVKRPRTELVAAAQSQQLVAMGPPRSSSLQAPIMLMSGHEGEVYCCKFHPNGATLASSGFDRLILMWNVYGDCDNYATLKGHSGAVMELHYNTDGSMLFSASTDKTVGVWDSETGERMKRLKGHTSFVNTCYPARRGPQLVCTGSDDGTVKLWDIRKKGAIHTFQNTYQVLAVTFNDTSDQILSGGIDNDIKVWDLRQNKLIYNMHGHGDSVTGLALSSEGSYLLSNSMDNTVRIWDVRPFAPKERCVKIFQGNVHNFEKNLLRCSWSTDGSKIAAGSADRFVYVWDTTSRRILYKLPGHAGSVNEVAFHPEEPVVLSGSSDKRLYMGEIQ